A section of the Mesorhizobium loti genome encodes:
- a CDS encoding SGNH/GDSL hydrolase family protein, whose protein sequence is MRFPALLTWLAFPVYVWQGLGVRRRTSRMLPAQGPVMHEISGKAPVVSLLVLGDSSAASVGIGNSEDGLAAQLAVLVSQRTGHAVRWRAAGFNSATSGQIRDHVLPNLSPDQWTHIVLAIGTNDTKNFHSVPRFKKEFGGLLYALRAKWPEARVVWSPVLEFTRAPAMPTLLGKILEIRATAMNRMGERLCLERGALPAPRLPITNPEAGFASDGFHASEAGYRAWAEHLVGMVLTS, encoded by the coding sequence ATGCGTTTTCCCGCCCTTCTCACCTGGCTCGCCTTCCCCGTCTATGTCTGGCAGGGATTGGGTGTGCGCCGCCGCACCTCGCGGATGCTGCCGGCACAGGGACCGGTCATGCACGAGATATCAGGCAAGGCACCGGTGGTCTCGCTGCTGGTGCTGGGCGATTCCTCCGCCGCCTCGGTCGGCATAGGCAATTCCGAGGACGGGCTTGCCGCGCAGCTCGCCGTTCTGGTCTCGCAACGTACCGGCCACGCCGTGCGCTGGCGCGCCGCCGGCTTCAATTCAGCGACGTCAGGCCAGATCCGCGACCACGTCCTGCCCAATCTGTCCCCCGATCAGTGGACGCATATCGTGCTCGCCATCGGCACCAACGACACCAAGAATTTTCATTCCGTGCCGCGCTTCAAGAAGGAGTTCGGCGGCCTGCTCTACGCGCTGCGCGCCAAATGGCCGGAGGCGCGCGTGGTGTGGTCGCCGGTTCTGGAGTTCACGCGGGCGCCGGCCATGCCGACGCTGCTGGGGAAAATCCTCGAAATCCGCGCCACCGCGATGAACCGGATGGGCGAGCGGCTGTGCCTGGAGCGCGGCGCATTGCCCGCGCCCCGCCTGCCGATCACCAATCCCGAGGCCGGTTTTGCCTCGGACGGCTTCCATGCCTCGGAGGCGGGTTACCGGGCCTGGGCGGAACATCTCGTCGGCATGGTCCTCACCAGCTGA